A single genomic interval of Gossypium raimondii isolate GPD5lz chromosome 11, ASM2569854v1, whole genome shotgun sequence harbors:
- the LOC105803410 gene encoding aspartic proteinase NANA, chloroplast, protein MERNISLVSLLCFIIFNGCLVFEADAVKSQRSEKLKLIHRHSPELGHNPGTTLGPPKNSEERLKQLVQSDKARLHAIKRRLGVVGKANDWVEFPFRSAADMGIGQYFVSLRMGTPAKTFTLLVDTGSCLTWFKCKYMCVDCSSVEEGQRYFYPNQSRSFKSIPCSSQECKTIDKASTLVTCPHPNAPCYYDYSYLDGLNVGGSYFNETVKFRFSNGQKKGLEMTMGCTDGLNQKNRFKTVDGILALGLNPLSFAVKAAHEFGGKFSFCLENHWIIKSESSYLVFGAEDQVPNMQFTDLLTEESKMTSLYPIKVTGISVNGTMLDIPSYVWDMTDRGAGGMIVDSGTTVTHLVEQAFEKVIAAFEPSLSMYNKTKGNLDYCFNAPPDGEFDETRVPRVALHFEGGAKLEPAVNGYIFDDSKGVKCLGFTRLAWPQMNIMGNLLMQNHLWEFDLANKKVGFARSKCMLD, encoded by the exons ATGGAGAGGAACATATCCCTGGTTTCCCTGTTATGCTTCATTATTTTCAATGGGTGTTTGGTGTTTGAGGCGGATGCTGTGAAAAGCCAACGCAGCGAAAAGCTCAAGCTGATTCACAGGCATTCACCTGAGCTAGGACACAATCCTGGAACGACCCTTGGACCCCCAAAAAATTCAGAGGAACGATTAAAACAGCTGGTGCAGAGCGACAAGGCTAGACTTCATGCCATTAAACGGAGGCTAGGCGTAGTGGGGAAGGCGAACGATTGGGTGGAGTTCCCATTCCGATCGGCGGCAGATATGGGGATCGGGCAATACTTTGTTTCCTTGAGGATGGGGACCCCTGCCAAGACCTTTACTCTGCTGGTGGATACGGGTAGCTGTCTTACGTGGTTTAAATGCAAATATATGTGCGTTGATTGTTCCTCAGTCGAGGAAGGCCAAAGGTATTTTTACCCTAATCAATCAAGAAGCTTTAAGAGCATTCCATGTTCATCACAAGAGTGCAAGACCATCGACAAAGCAAGTACTCTCGTAACTTGCCCTCATCCAAACGCACCATGCTATTATGATTACAG TTATTTGGATGGATTAAATGTGGGGGGATCCTACTTCAATGAAACAGTTAAATTCCGATTCAGCAACGGCCAAAAGAAGGGACTAGAAATGACGATGGGGTGCACCGATGGTTTAAACCAAAAGAATAGGTTTAAGACAGTCGATGGGATACTAGCATTAGGACTCAATCCGTTGTCTTTTGCTGTGAAAGCAGCACATGAGTTCGGGGGAAAGTTTTCCTTCTGCTTGGAGAATCATTGGATCATAAAATCGGAGAGCAGCTACCTCGTCTTTGGTGCAGAAGATCAAGTGCCAAACATGCAATTCACAGATCTGTTAACCGAAGAATCAAAAATGACCTCACTTTATCCTATAAAGGTCACCGGTATCTCAGTTAATGGCACGATGCTGGATATTCCATCATATGTATGGGATATGACTGACAGAGGAGCCGGTGGGATGATTGTGGACTCAGGTACTACCGTAACGCATCTGGTGGAACAGGCGTTCGAAAAAGTCATTGCTGCTTTCGAACCTTCTTTAAGCATGTATAACAAGACGAAAGGGAATTTGGATTATTGCTTCAATGCTCCACCAGATGGAGAGTTTGATGAGACGCGCGTTCCCCGAGTGGCCCTCCATTTCGAGGGGGGAGCTAAGCTCGAGCCGGCGGTCAACGGTTATATCTTCGACGATTCTAAAGGAGTGAAATGCCTAGGGTTTACTAGGTTAGCTTGGCCTCAAATGAACATAATGGGCAACCTCTTAATGCAAAATCATTTGTGGGAATTCGATCTCGCAAACAAAAAGGTGGGTTTCGCTCGTAGCAAGTGCATGTTGGATTAA